ccttgagtggcaaCTGTTTCTCTTCAAGATGTTTCTCTTTGGCCCCTCACTGAGGGGCCAAAAACATCATTGATCCATTCAGTGAAGAATATCCGCGTGACCCAGGATTTCTTATTGGACCTCCACATCACATTCAGTTGTGCCTTATACACTTTACATCCCTTGAACACGCGTGGATTTTCTGAGTGGTAGACTAGCAGCGGCTTGACCTTGCAATCGCCACTTGCATTGGCGCAGAGGACGAGAGTAAGCCGATCCTTCATCGGTTTGTGGCCAGGCAAAGATTGTTCCTCCTGTGTGATGTAGGTCCTCTTCGTCATTTTCTTCCAAAACAGGCCAGTCTCGTAACAATTAAAAACTTGTTGGGGCAAGAACTCCTTTTCAGCAACAAATTCCTGGAACTCTGGTACAAATTTCTCAGcagcagctttatcagagctggcagcctccccatgtcgcACAACACTGTGGATACCGCTTCTCttcctaaatttctcaaaccatccacgGCTTGCCTTAAATATCTCCTCCTCTTCAGTCGACGCACCTGGTGTCTTCCTGACAAGGTCCACATACAACTTCTTGGCCTTTACACAGACAAGAGCTTGAGACACTATCGCCATGCAATTGCCTTTCATTCATCCAGGCTAGCAGTAGCTTTTCAACCTCTTCTAGGATTTGTGGATGTTTCTTGTTAACCTTGGTAACTCCTTTAGCCACCTCAAGCGTCTTAAATTGTTCCTTCCTCTTCAGAATGGTACAAATCGTTGATGAGGTTCTGCCATACTCCCTGACGAGATCAACCACGCGCACACCACGCTCGTGCTTTGCTATTATTTCCTTCTTCACTTCAACAGTAATTGTCGCTTTCTTCCCTTTGCCAACACTGTCTTTGGCAA
The DNA window shown above is from Procambarus clarkii isolate CNS0578487 chromosome 82, FALCON_Pclarkii_2.0, whole genome shotgun sequence and carries:
- the LOC138358298 gene encoding tigger transposable element-derived protein 1-like encodes the protein MSSKKLVAKDSVGKGKKATITVEVKKEIIAKHERGVRVVDLVREYGRTSSTICTILKRKEQFKTLEVAKGVTKAKKLYVDLVRKTPGASTEEEEIFKASRGWFEKFRKRSGIHSVVRHGEAASSDKAAAEKFVPEFQEFVAEKEFLPQQVFNCYETGLFWKKMTKRTYITQEEQSLPGHKPMKDRLTLVLCANASGDCKVKPLLVYHSENPRVFKGCKVYKAQLNVMWRSNKKSWVTRIFFTEWINDVFGPSMRDELYPENQFITIKFLPPNTTPLLQPMDQKVIANFKKLYMKALLERCVDVTDNTGLTLKEFWKNHFNILGALHLIDKAWEGVTRRTLNSTWRNLWPEGVPERDFEGFGPAPVEDPEVHLVDDIVALGQTLGLELDAADVQELVEEHSEELTTQELLELQKEINQEEAQEFSSGEEEVREDAAASSSEIREVLGMFEKGHPKTKTKAIVNRKVLSKSRETKSQ